Within the Cryptococcus neoformans var. neoformans B-3501A chromosome 1, whole genome shotgun sequence genome, the region ATCACCAGAGACACCCTGGGCAACCTTGACTGCGTCAGCTTCGGAGAAGTATCTGGCAGTGGCCGCGTTATCCAAATTGAGGATAGACCTCTTGCCGGAGGCGGAACCTCGCTGAGTGTGCTCCATTGCCTCAATGGAGCCCATACCTCGGTAGACCTTAACTCGCTTGCCCTCGTGGTAGAAGTACTCTCCGGGAGACTCAGTGGTGCCAGCAAGAAGACCGCCCATCATAACGGCAGAAGCACCGAGAGCAAGAGCCTTGGCAATGTGACCAATGTTACCGATACCACCGTCCGCGATACAGGGAATTCCAAATCTGATTATATGTCAGTAACGAAGGTGATACCGTATGGCCTGTCAACACTTACCGGCTGGCGAACTCCGCAACGGCATACACAGCGGTACCTTGGGGCCTACCGACGGCCATGACCTCTTGGGTGATACAAATGGAACCGGAGCCCATACCAATCCTCAAGCCATCGGCACCAGCAGCGATCAACTGAGCAGCTTGTTCCCTAGTAACGACGTTACCAGCAATGATTTCGATCTTGGGATAAGTTTGTTTGATCCACTTAATAAACTCGATCTGGTAGACAGAGTCACCTTGAGAGGAGTCGAGTACAACAACGTCGAGGCCAGCCTCAGCGAGAAGCTTGAGCCTGTCTTTGTCACCAGGTCTAGTACCGATGGCAGCACCGCAGTAGAGCTGCTTGCTCTCGGGAACTTTGCTGGCGTATGGATAATTCTGGTTTTTGAGCAGGTCAGAGCGGGCGAcaagggagacgagatgACCGTTAGAGTCAACGATAGGGAGCTTGCCCTTCTTAGTCTCGCGCAAGAGACTGTTGGCCTTCTCGAGGGTGATAGGCGAGGAGCCGGTGACAACTTCAGTAGTCATGACAGACTTGATGGGAGTCTCAGCGTCCTGGAACTGAACGTCTCGACCAGTAACGATACCAAGGAGCTTGCTGTTCGGCGCGCCGGTCTCGGTGATAGGAACACCGCAGAAGCCGAACTTAGCCTTGATCTCAAGGACGCTGAGGAGGGGTAAGCCTGCTGACGCCTTTTGACATAAACATGTACTCACTCCCCAACAGTGGCATCGGGACCCAAACAGAGAGGGTCAGTGATAAAACCATTCTCATATTTCTTGACCCGTCGAACCATAGCTGCTTGCTCTTCTGCAGAGCAATTGTGGTGGATGATACCGAGACCACCATGAAGGGCGAGAGCAATTGCCATTCTGCCTAGGAGTCAGAAAATGCCTGGACGAGACAAACATCACGTCTCACCGGTCCTCAGTAACGGTGTCCataggagaagagaggaagggggtGTTGAGAACAATGTTCTTGGTAGCCCTGGATCCATAATCATCAGCAAAAAGCCACTTATTTTTCGTCCACCAAGGAAGACCTACCTAGACTGCAGGGAGACGTCAGACGCGGGGAAGCTAATATGTCCAGGAAGGACCAAGAAGTCATTATAAGTCAAACCACCATTCTTCCTGGAGTCCATGAGCTCCTGTAGTGAAAGACCATCGCCTCGCGGATACTCCTCAAGGTACTTGAGAGCATCGGCGGGATTGAGGAGGGAGTCAGAGCGAGGAGGGGCGTTGGGGTTGGTGTCAGCCATTATTCCAAGGTCGTAAGGGGAGTTTCTAGGGAGAAGGTAGGTTTTGTGGGATTCTGTGGAAGATATCCAAGATTAAAATTGTTCTGGAACGACCAAAATGGATGACCACCCCGCTCCGCCacaactgctgctgctgacaagtaaaaaaaaaattagTATATGCTGACgtgtcttttttcttcttctagaagaagatcttgtTTGCGGCGGCGGGCACCGGCGGCGGGTGCGTCCGCCATGGGTTTAATACGTAATAAAGGTAGTACAACAAGCAAGTCTCTTGGTTCGCTCTTACTTGACTGGACCAACAGCAGCAATAACAGCCCTTCAAACAAATTTCCGCAGTGCACAACACTTGTAATAGAGTAATCAAAACCATTAATATTCAAGCAAGCAGCATGATATTGTACCGACATCGCTAGGACTGGTtgagaggaaaagaacacagaaagaagaaggagaaatgAAGGATATtcaggagaagatgaacgCAAAAAAGGGACAGGGACCGAAGACCGAAACCTAAATATCTtaaagaagaaacaaacGCAAGTATAATAAAAGAAGCCAGAAGTCAGAAGTCAAACGCGGAACGGGGAATCCAGGAACTCGGAATAATGTAGAAAGTGGAAATCTTTAATTTTGCTTGCTCTTTTCGGCTTTCGGCAGCGTAGTGATTTCTTCGTTACTTTTAGTTATGGACGTATTTATTCTTTTGGAAGCAGAAGTGTCTCTTCCCCTGATTCAGCTTCTCGAGAAACACCATTGTAGGAGTGTCATGTCAATTAATAATAAAAATAATCACTGGCGCTCAGTCGCCATGAACGCAGACCAGACCTCAGTCCACCCAAAACCGGAACCCGGAAGGGCAACCGCAAGCAAAGAGGTTCCTGCGAGGTGCCTTAATTTATTGATTTGGGTAAAAGCGGAAAGTGGGAATTTTCGCTTGGTTTTTTGGCTTTAGCGTGCACCTGCTTGCGTCATGATTTCCCTAACGGGCGAAACCGGCCGCTTACAGTGTCAACTGAACTTCAGATCCATTTGACAATTAAAATTCCGCGGTCTGGTTCTCTAGCGCCTCTGGCGGCCCAAAAACGGAAGCCACGGCCCAAAGCGTAAATTGCCTTTTCTGTGACAAAACCTTATCCGCAATCCGTCAGTAGTCCCTGATGTTCAACTTCCCTGGATCTCCTGCTCTTTCCCGATGTGATCGCCATCCGCATGTCAACCTCCAGCCAGGTTCGAGAATCCTTATCGTATGCGCCCAGAAAGGAAATACGCTAGATTCAATCCGGTAACGTCCAATATGGACGCATTGGGCATTATTCGATGCGTCCGAAGTACCATTTCCCAGTTTATATCTAGCTTACATCTTCATAGCAAACTCCACtatctcctttcctcctctctctgcACCACGCATCTCAACCCCCTACTGTACATAAGTTCCTCTGGGTCCTCAACAATCCTTCTTATATCTTATGGCCTGATTTCAATTGGCTCTTCCACTACCTCACCCACCACTAGCTCTCAATCTATCTTCTCGATTTCTCAAGTGTCTAGGCAGTGCCAGACTTTCGCCTGCATTCTCTGTTCTACCGACAATCATTCCGATCAACTATGCCCTCCAGAAATCCCATCCACCCAGCCTCCCTCTGTCGTCTTTCGACTCACAATAAGCCTCTTGTCGAGTGTCTCCGCACTCGAGTGCGATCCGAATTCTTAGGTAGGTCAGGCTATGACATTGCTAGTTCAGTTACTGACAAGAAGCTGTCATAGCTCATGTGGCTGAGCAAACTTGTTCTGTTAT harbors:
- a CDS encoding hypothetical protein (Match to EST gb|CF190238.1|CF190238; HMMPfam hit to CBS, CBS domain, score: 68.4, E(): 1.9e-17; HMMPfam hit to IMPDH, IMP dehydrogenase / GMP reductase domain, score: 620.4, E(): 1.3e-183) — encoded protein: MADTNPNAPPRSDSLLNPADALKYLEEYPRGDGLSLQELMDSRKNGGLTYNDFLVLPGHISFPASDVSLQSRATKNIVLNTPFLSSPMDTVTEDRMAIALALHGGLGIIHHNCSAEEQAAMVRRVKKYENGFITDPLCLGPDATVGDVLEIKAKFGFCGVPITETGAPNSKLLGIVTGRDVQFQDAETPIKSVMTTEVVTGSSPITLEKANSLLRETKKGKLPIVDSNGHLVSLVARSDLLKNQNYPYASKVPESKQLYCGAAIGTRPGDKDRLKLLAEAGLDVVVLDSSQGDSVYQIEFIKWIKQTYPKIEIIAGNVVTREQAAQLIAAGADGLRIGMGSGSICITQEVMAVGRPQGTAVYAVAEFASRFGIPCIADGGIGNIGHIAKALALGASAVMMGGLLAGTTESPGEYFYHEGKRVKVYRGMGSIEAMEHTQRGSASGKRSILNLDNAATARYFSEADAVKVAQGVSGDVADKGSINKFVPYLFTGLQHSFQDAGVKSVSELHSCARSGSLRFELRTASAQLEGGVHGLNSYTKRLFA